From one Humulus lupulus chromosome 8, drHumLupu1.1, whole genome shotgun sequence genomic stretch:
- the LOC133797003 gene encoding uncharacterized protein LOC133797003 — protein sequence MAKSSFYYFFFFSFFVLIVSASSENPTPTPSAVHAELKNFGLPIGLLPSTTVLNYNINQTSGDFSVNLGGACRITLPPDNYLAAYSKMITGQIVQGRIAKLDGIRVRAFFKWWSITGIKSSGDNLVFEVGGITVKYPSKNFDEVLACEGKHSAS from the coding sequence ATGGCTAAATCCTCTTTCtactacttcttcttcttctctttctttgtACTCATTGTATCTGCTTCTTCTGAAAACCCTACCCCAACTCCTTCTGCGGTCCACGCCGAGCTCAAAAACTTTGGCTTGCCGATCGGTCTTCTACCGTCCACCACCGTCTTGAACTACAACATCAACCAGACCTCAGGCGACTTCTCCGTCAACCTCGGAGGCGCGTGCAGGATTACTCTCCCGCCTGATAACTACCTGGCCGCCTACTCCAAGATGATCACCGGTCAGATCGTTCAGGGTAGAATCGCAAAGCTCGACGGGATTAGAGTTAGGGCTTTCTTCAAGTGGTGGTCAATTACGGGGATAAAGTCCAGTGGCGACAATTTGGTGTTCGAGGTCGGTGGTATTACGGTCAAGTACCCTTCCAAGAACTTCGACGAGGTCCTGGCATGTGAGGGAAAGCATTCGGCTTCCTAA